The DNA region CGACGACGTCGAGGTTGTCGCAGAGCGCGAGGTCCTGGTAGACGGTGGCGATGCCGAGGGCCTGGGCGTCCTGCGGCCGGGTGATCCGGACCGGGCGGCCGTCCCAGGTGATGGTGCCCTCGTCGATGGGGTGGACGCCGGCGATCGTCTTGACCAGGGTGGACTTGCCGGCGCCGTTGTCGCCGACCAGGGCGACGACCTCGCCGGCGTGGACGTCGAGGTCGACGTCGGTGAGGGCCTGGACGGCGCCGAAGCGCTTGGAGACCGCGCGCAGCGCCAGTACGGGTGCGCCTGTCACGTGAACCATCTCCTGCGTGGGTGTGCGTGGCGGGGGTGGGTGGGTGTTCGCGGGGGTGTGGTCCCCGCGGAGGGGTGGTGCTGTTCGGGCGGGTGCGGCGTCCGGACGGGCGGGGCCCGCGAAGGGGTGCTCGTCGCGGCGGGGGTGCTCGCCGGGGCGGCTCCCCGGGGTGGTCCGGGTGCCCGCCGGGGAGGGCCGGCGGCCGGCCGGGCCGGGCGCTCCCCGGTCGGGCGGGGAGCGCGTGGCGGTGTGCCCGGCCGCGGCCGACGGCCCTGCGGCTCCGGCTACTTGATGCCGATGGCGGTGCAGCCGGCGGCGTAGTCGGCGGTGCAGATGTCGGCGGCCTTGTAGAGGCCGTCGGCGATCACGGTGTCCTTGATGTTGGCCTTGGTGACGACCTTGGGCTCCAGCAGCTTGGCCGGGATGCCCTTGTCGGTGTCGCTGTCCACGGTGGCCGGGGCGACGGCCTTGACGTCCTTGCCCTGCAGCAGGCTGACGGCCAGTTCGGCGGCGCTGTTGGCGAGCGGCTTGTAGGCCTTGTAGATGGTGTAGGCCTGGTCGCCGGAGACGATCCGCTGGACGGCGTCGAGTCCGGCGTCCTGGCCGCCGACCGGGACGGTGACGCCGGCCGCCTTGAGCTGGGTGATGATGGCGCCGGCCATGCCGTCGTTGGCGGAGTAGACGGCCTGGAAGCCGTCCTTGCCCAGCTGGGTGATGGCGGCACCGGTCTTCTGGCCGGCGACGGTGGGCTTCCACTCGCCGGACTGCTCGTAGACCACCTTCTTGATCTTGCCGTCCAGCACCTTGTGGGCCCCGGACTTGAAGAGGGCGGCGTTCGGGTCGGCCTCGTCCCCGTTGATCATCACGATGTTGGCGTCCGCGGCCTTGGAGCCGAGGGCGTCCAGCAGGGCCTGGCCCTGGAGCTCGCCGACCTTCTCGTTGTCGAAGGAGACGTAGGCGGAGACCGGACCGGTCGCGAGCCGGTCGTAGGCCACGACCTTGACGCCCTTGTCGGCCGCCTCCTTGACCCAGGACTGGGTGGACTTGGCGTCGAAGGCGTCGAGGACGATCACCTTGACGCCCTCGGCGATCAGGGTGTCGAACTGCTGCTTCTGCTTGGCGGCGCTGCCCTCGGCGTTGCTGTAGCGGACCTTGCAGTCCGGGCAGAGGGCGGTGACCCTGGCCTCGATGAACGGGCGGTCGAAGGACTCGTAGCGGGTGGAGGATGCGTTCTCCGGCAGCAGCAGGCCGATGGACTTGGTGTCCCCGGAGCTCGCGGTGTCCTTCTTGTCGCCACCGGCCTTTCCGCAGGCGGCCATGGACAGGGCCATCGAGACCGCGGCGGTGCCGATGAGGACACGACGCATCGTTGCGTTCATAGGGGGATGCCTCCGTGACAGGTGCCGCAGCGCTGCGGCGAGGTGGGAGGAGTTAACCCGGCCGTGTCATCTGGCGTCAATAAGTAAATTCAAGCTCTCCGCAATCCCGACTCTTTCGTTATCTTCATGAACGCTCGCCGGAGCTTGAAACCTGGAGTTTCCTCCGAGTCGAGCTATGACAGGACATGACAGAACGGACGAATCCCCTCGCCAAAGGGCCTCTACCTGGTACGGACCTGGGAGGCCGAGGGGTGGGACGTCAGCGGTTCACCGCTCCGCACGGCGACGGAGGCTTACTTGACAGGAGCAAGACAGGTCAACTCATGCGTTCAAGAGTTTGATCATCCGTCAGCAAAAGCCGCCGCCATCCGGTCCCGGTAGCGGCCGGGCGTCGTACCGAAGAGCCGACTGAACGCGTGCGAGAGCGCGTACGGGGTCGCGTAGCCGACCCGGCCGGCGATCACGTCCAGCGGGTCGGCGGTCTGCTGGAGCAGCGCGGCCGCGCGCGTCATCCGCCACCAGGTGAGGTACGCCATCGGCGGACGGCCGACCAGTCCGGTGAACCGCCGGGTCAGGGTGGCCCGGGAGACCCCGGCATGGGCGGCGAGGTCCTCGGTGGTCCAGCTCCGCGCCGGGTCCTCGTGCAGGGCCCGCAGCGCGGCCGCCACCACCGGGTCGCCCAGCGCGGCGGGCCAGCGGCCGCCCCGCCGCTCCGCACCGCCGGACGGTCCGCCGGACGACGGCCCGCCCACCGGCCCCGGAGGCCCGCTCACACCCGTCACACCAGGCGCGCCCGTCACACCCGGCGCGCCCGTGAGACCCGTCAGGCCCGGCCCGCCGGAGAGCGCCTCGCCCCCCGGCGGCCCGGCCAGCCAGGCGCGCACCATGTAGACCAGCAGCAGGTCGATCAGGCTCGGCACGGCCAGCGCCGCACCCGCCTCGTCGGAGGCCAGCTCGCCGCCCAACAGGTCGACGGCCGAGCGGAGTTGCGGGTGGCCGCCGACCCGGTTCGGCAGGTGGACCACGTCCGGCAGCTCCAGCATCAGCGGATGCGTCCGACTGTGCTCCAGGCGGTACTTGCCGCAGAGCAGTTCGGCGACCGGCCCCGCGCCGGACCCGAGGACGGGCACCCGGGAGGCGCCCGGGCCGAGCGGCGGCACCGCCCCGCCCGGGCCGAGCAGCCGGTCGATCGGGCGGGCCCGCGCGGCCTCGTCCGGCGCCAGCGGCTCGCTCGCCAGCACATGGCCCGTCCCGTGCGGCAGCAGCACCGCGTCACCCGCGCCCAGCGACACCGGCTCGCCGCCCTCGGGCAGCAGCCAGCAGCCGCCCTCCAGCATCACGTGGAAGCCGGCCCCGTCGTACGCGGGGATCCGGGTGGACCACGGTCCGTCCACCCGGAGCCTGACCGAGGAGGGCCGGCCGATGCGCACGGCCGCGATCGCGTCGCTCACCACGTCCATCCCGCCACCCTACGCCGCCCGGAGCTGGGGTGAGCCGATCGCGTATCCAGGTGATCCAATGAAGCATTGAGGCGCTCACTCCCTCCCCCTAGGCTCAAGATCAGCGGCGCACGGAGGTGTGCGGCGACACCACGACAGGGGAGGAACCATGGAGCGGATCGTGCTCGGGGACGCGGAGGTCATCAGGGTGGTCGAGTGGGAGGGCGCCTTCACCCCCGCGAGGACGATCGTGCCCGGCCTGCCGGCCGAGGAGTGGGAACGGAACGCCGACTGGCTGGCACCGGACCACTGGGACCCGGTGGCCGACACCTACCTGGGCGCCCTGCAGACCTGGGTGATCCGGCACGGCGGGCGGACCGTCCTGGTCGACACCGCGGTCGGGGAGGGCAGGCAGCGCCCGCACAGCCCCGCCTTCCACGACCGGCGCAGCGACTTCCTGGAGCGGCTCGCGGCCGCGGGCGTCCGCCCGGAGGACGTCGACGTCGTGGTCAACACCCACCTGCACGGGGACCACGTCGGTTGGAACACCCGTGCCCTGGACGGCGAGTGGGTCCCCTCCTTCCCCAACGCCGTCTACTACCTGCCCGCCGCCGACCACGCCGCGATCGACCCGGACGGCCCGGAGTCGGGGCCCGCCCCGGCGGGCGCCGACGCGCGGATCTGGCGGGAGGAACGGCGCCTGATGTTCGCCGACAGCATCGCGCCGGTCATCCGCTCCGGACAGGCCGTGCTCTGGTCCGACGGCCACCGCCTCGACGAGGCGCTCACCCTCGAACCCGCCCCCGGCCACACCCCCGGCTCGTCGGTCCTGCGGCTCGACTCACGCGGGGACCGGGCGGTGTTCGTCGGCGATCTGCTGCACAGCCCGGTGCAGTTGGTCCACCCGGGCTGCAACAGCTGCTTCTGCGAGGACCCGGCCGGCGCCGCCGCCAGCCGGCTGCGGGTGCTCCGACGGGCCGCCGACGAACGGGAGCTGGTCATCCCTGCGCACTTCGCGGGCGCCGGCGCCGTCGAGGTCCGCCGGCAGG from Kitasatospora sp. NBC_00458 includes:
- a CDS encoding helix-turn-helix domain-containing protein — translated: MVRAWLAGPPGGEALSGGPGLTGLTGAPGVTGAPGVTGVSGPPGPVGGPSSGGPSGGAERRGGRWPAALGDPVVAAALRALHEDPARSWTTEDLAAHAGVSRATLTRRFTGLVGRPPMAYLTWWRMTRAAALLQQTADPLDVIAGRVGYATPYALSHAFSRLFGTTPGRYRDRMAAAFADG
- a CDS encoding sugar ABC transporter substrate-binding protein, with product MNATMRRVLIGTAAVSMALSMAACGKAGGDKKDTASSGDTKSIGLLLPENASSTRYESFDRPFIEARVTALCPDCKVRYSNAEGSAAKQKQQFDTLIAEGVKVIVLDAFDAKSTQSWVKEAADKGVKVVAYDRLATGPVSAYVSFDNEKVGELQGQALLDALGSKAADANIVMINGDEADPNAALFKSGAHKVLDGKIKKVVYEQSGEWKPTVAGQKTGAAITQLGKDGFQAVYSANDGMAGAIITQLKAAGVTVPVGGQDAGLDAVQRIVSGDQAYTIYKAYKPLANSAAELAVSLLQGKDVKAVAPATVDSDTDKGIPAKLLEPKVVTKANIKDTVIADGLYKAADICTADYAAGCTAIGIK
- a CDS encoding MBL fold metallo-hydrolase; the protein is MERIVLGDAEVIRVVEWEGAFTPARTIVPGLPAEEWERNADWLAPDHWDPVADTYLGALQTWVIRHGGRTVLVDTAVGEGRQRPHSPAFHDRRSDFLERLAAAGVRPEDVDVVVNTHLHGDHVGWNTRALDGEWVPSFPNAVYYLPAADHAAIDPDGPESGPAPAGADARIWREERRLMFADSIAPVIRSGQAVLWSDGHRLDEALTLEPAPGHTPGSSVLRLDSRGDRAVFVGDLLHSPVQLVHPGCNSCFCEDPAGAAASRLRVLRRAADERELVIPAHFAGAGAVEVRRQGAGFAVSRWAS